DNA from Streptomyces sp. NBC_01260:
CCGTCCTCGCGTTCACCCGTGGCGCCTCGTGGAACCATCTGACCGGGATGCTCCGCACCCTGACCGCCGAGAGCGATCCGTACGACGCGAACGGCCACACCCGCTCCGGCGATCTGTTCGCCGTGGCCAACGCCATCGCGGCCCTGCTCGACGCGCCCGTCACCATCGAGGACCGCAACTCCCGCCTGCTGGCCTTCTCCAGCCGCCAGGAGGAGGTCGACCCGTCCCGCGTCCAGACGATCCTCGGCCGCCAGGTCCCGGTCCACTACACCCGCATCCTGGAAGAACGCGGCGTCTTCCAGGCGATCTACCGCAGCAACCGGCCCGTCTTCGTGGCCCCGCTGCCGGAGTCCGGCGAACTCCCACGCCTGGCGATCGCGGTACGCGCGGGCGATGAGATCCTCGGGACGATCTGGGCGGTCGTACCCGAACCCATCGACGAACAGCGGAGCGAGTCCCTCTTCGAGGCCTCCAAACTCGTCGCCATGCACATGGTCTGGCAGCGTGCCGACGCCGACAGCGAACGCCGGCTGCGCGCGGACCTGCTGAGCACCGCCCTGGACAGCGGTCCTGGAAGCCGTGAGGCCGTGCAGCGCCTCGGGCTCAGGGACGAGCGGGCGATCGTCATGGCGCTCACCGCGGCACCCGCCGCGACCGAGGCGCCCGCACAGGCCAGCGCGGACCGCAAGCGCCTCGCCGACGCCTTCGCCATGCACCTCGCCGCCGCGCACCCGCGCGCCGTCGCCGCGCTCATCGGCGATGTCGCGTATGGCGTCCTGCCGTTGGCCCGCCACGACGCGGAGGAGCGCGCGCGGCTGATCGCCACCGAGTTCCTGGCCCGGGTGGGCTCCCGGCTGCGCCCCCTGATCGGCGTGGGCCGGCTCGCCGGCGACCTCTCGGCGCTCGCCCGGTCGCGGTCCGCGGCCGAGCAGGCCCTGCGCGTCCTGCGCGCGGGGGTGCTCGACCAGCAGGTCGCCCTGTTCGACGAGGTGCATGTCGAGGCGCTGCTGCTGGAGCTCGCCGATCTGGTCCCCCAGGCCGACCTGCCCAGCGGCGCCATCGCCCGGATCGTCACGTACGACCGTGACCACCAGGCGAATCTCGCCGAGACGCTGCGCGCCTGGCTGGATGCCTTCGGCGATGTCACGGTGGCGTCCGCGGCGATGTACGTGCACCCCAGCACCTTCCGCTACCGCCTGAGGCGGGCCGCCGAGGTCGGAGGGATCAACCTCGGCGATACGAACGCCCGGCTGGCCGCGATGGTCCAGTTGCGCCTGATGCACATCAGATCCGCAGGCCGAGACTCCTGATCAGGAACGCCAGCCACTCTGTGTCCTGCTCGACCGCGACCGCCTCTCCCGTCGCCGCACCGTGTCCGGCGTCGTCGAAGACATGCACCAGGACCGGTTCCCCGCCCTGCTGCGCGGCCTGCAGACGGGCCGCGAACTTCCGTGCGTGCCAGGGTCCGCACCGCGGATCGTTCGCCCCCGCCTGCAGATACACCGCGGGAAACGCGCCGGGGCGCACCAGCTCGTAGGGCGACAGCCGAAGGAACCGTCGTACGTCGGCGGGGTCGTCGGGGTCGCCCCATGCCTTGCGGAGCACGAAGTCCAGGTACGGGTCGCGGATCCCCCCGATCAGGTCGAGCAGGGGTTCGCGCGGCAGTACGGCACGCCAGAGGTCGGGCCTGGTGGTCAGGGCGACGCCGCACATCAGACCGCCGTCGGACCCTCCGGTCAGGGCGAGGCGGTCCGGGGTCGCACGGCCAGTGGCGATGAGGTGCTCGGCCACCGCCACGAGATCGCTGTCCCGTACATGCTTGCGTTCCCGGTGCGCGGCCAGCCACCAGTCCCGTCCGAACTCGCCGCCGCCCCGCAGATGAGCCAGGACCACGACTCCGCCGGCGGCGACGAAGGCAGCCAGATCGCTCTGGTACGCGGGCAGCAGCGGCACGTTCGCCGCGCCGTAGGCGTAGATCAGCACCGGGCCCGAACCCCGCCCCACCACCTGGTACGGGACCGGGATGCCGTCGGGCGCGAGGGCCCGGCCCTGCTCCACGGTGGCGTCAAGCGTCACGGTGGGCGCGGTCAGCGTCTGGAGCGGGCCGCCCGGCTCGTGGCCGTACACGCCCCAGGAACTGGTCGGCGTGGAGAAGGCGAACACGAAGGCGGGGGCGGGATTGCCCACGGCCAGCCCCGTCAGCGGAAAGTGCGGTGCGGCCAGCGCCCCGCGCCCCGGCAGCGGCAGCTCCCCGACGACCGCCCCCGACCGGTCGAGAATCCGGACCCTGGCGCAGGTGCGGTCGAACTCGCTGAGGTAGAGATGGTTCCCGACCGGGGTGAGCGAGCGCAGCACCGTATCGCCCTGCGGTACGAGCTCGCCCCAGTCCGACGGGTCGTGGAGCGAGATGGCCACCACCCGCCCGCGCGGGGCGTCCACGTCCGTGACCGCGACATAGCGGTCCCCGACGACATGTCCGGCGACTGTCCCCGGGCAGTCGGTGAGGAACGGCCGCCACTCCCCGCCCGGGCGGCGGACCGCGACCGGGACCGGGCTGCCCACCCGGTGGGCGGCGATCTCCCATCGCTCGCCGGCCTGGATGAGCGTGTACTCCCGGGACTCCCCCACCGGGACGGGCTCCACCGTGGTGTCGCCCCCCAGCCGGTGGAAGAACACCGCCTGTCTGAACTCCTCGGGCGACCCGGTGAGCGCGAAGAAGTAGAACCCCCCGGAGTCCGGCAGCCAGGAGACACCGCCCGCCCACGCGCTGTGCAGGATCTGCGGCGGGGCGCCGCCCAGCTCCTGCCCTGCGGCCACGTCGAAGAGCCGGATCGTGTTGTGTTCGCTGCCGTCCGTGCAGACTCCGACGGCCAGGACCCGGCCGTCCGGCGAGGGCGCCAGCCAGGACAGCACCCCCTCCTCCAGGCGGGCGATCGACCGTCCCGGCCCGTACGGGGAATCGGCGACGACCACGTCGGAGCCGCAGGCCCTGAACCACTGACCGGCCGCGTATCCGGGCAGGTCGGGCCGGGCCCCGGTGTAATGAGCGAGCACCAACTCCCTTACGGCGCAGGGGTCCAGGCCCTCGAAGGCGACGGAGGAGGCGAGTTCGGCCTGGGCCTGCTGCCACTGACGGACCTCAGGCGTCTCCTCCTCCAGCCAGCGGTACGGGTCCGGCACCCGGACCCCGGCGACATCCGCGACGACCTCGACGGTCCGGGTGGGCGGATACTTCATCGGTACTCCTGGAACTCGGCACGGAGCCGTTCGAAGGCCCCGGGGATCAAAGTGGCGTGGTCGAGGTGGATCAGTGCGTCGTACTCCGCACCGGGGGCACCCGGCCCGGTCGGCTCCCGCTCCTCCAGCAGGACGTCCCAGTCGAAGGGCCGGGGTGAACGCTCCACGAAGCGGATCGCGGGACCCGAGCCGCATGTCAGGGCGATGACGGCCAGCTCGGAGCCCAGCGCCTCGTGCAGCAGGCCGCCCATCATCGGGCGCCCCTCGAACGGAGTCCGTCGCACATGTGCGTTGTGCGCGCTGACGACGATGCGCTCCTCCCGCTCCAGGACCCATCGCACGGTCTCCGCCATGAAGACATCACGCGGGTAGGGGCTGCCGGCCGGCACCGGTTCCAGTTCCGCGAGGAACGCCGCGACGGAGGCCGCGGCCCTGCGCACCACCGCGTCCGCGACCCCGGCGGACCGCGCGACCAACGCGCGCAGACCCGTGCGGAGCCGATTCCGTTCGGGAGGCGACAGCGCCGCGAACCGGACCGCCGCCTCGGTCCGGCCACCCAGTTCGCTCAGGCCGAGCAGCTCGCCCAGGTCCCAGCCCGGCATCCGGTCGGCGACCGCCCGGACCGCGGGTCCCGGCGAGGTGGAGGAGCCCGGCAGGTCCATTCCGTAGAAACCGGTCCCGCGGGAGCGCATCCACTCCAGCTGCCGGTGCATCGGAGCGCACTCACCGAACCGGTACGTGATGCCCTCCCGGGCGATGTCCGCCACCTCGCCCGGGCTGCCGCGGAGCCAGGCGTCGACGCCCAGCCCCTCGGCGAACCCGGACTCCATGACAAAGGCGGTGAACCCGTGGCGCTCCACCAGGTACCGCAGGATCCGGTCCTTGAGCTCGTAGAACTCGGTGACGTTGTGCGCGTCCTCGCCGAGCGCGACCACCCGGACGTCGCGGGGCAGTTCGGTGATCAGTTGTGGAAGAACCATTGTTCCGGCGTGTAGAGGCTGCTGAGCAGCGCCTGGAAGGAGGAGCCCGGTCCGGACAGTGTCTTCTTCCAGACCACCAGGGTGTCGGGGGTGGGGAGGAAGAGCACGGGCAGGTCCTTGCTGACCGCGGTGACCTCGGCGGAGAGCGCCGTGGAGTCCGCGCCGAAGGTCGAGGCGTTGATCAGCCTGTCGGCCTCGGGGTCGGTGTAGGAGCCCAGGTTGAAGCTGCCGCCCGTGTTGAACACCGTGTTGCTGGTCGGGTATCCGGCTGCCTGGTAGAGCCCGCCCTCGTCCTGCATCGCCCACTCGTTGGACTTGGCCGGAGCGAAGGAGTTGCCGTAGTTGGCGTACATGTAGTTGAGCGACTTGGTGACCAGGTCGACCCGGATGCCGAGCTTCTTGGCCGCCGATGCGAAGGCGATGTCGCGGGCGCCGACGTACTTGGGGGTGTCGGCCGAGGCGAGAGTGAATCTGATCGTCTGCCCCTGCTTGATCCCTGAGCCGCAGAGGGCGGGCTTCTCACAGGTGGTGCTGCCGCCGGGGACGACCTTCCAGCCGTGGTCGGTGAGCAGCTTGCGGGCCGCGTCCTCGTCGTGGGGGTACGGTGCGGTGCTGCCGAAGGACGCCGGGTAGGGGGAGTCCGCTCCGCCCGTGGTGTAGTTCTCCGAACCGGCGCCGCCGTAGATGCCGCGGCTGGCGATATAGCCCTTCTGGTCGATCAGCCGCTGGAGCGCCTGGCGGACGTAGGGCTGGGCGATCACCTGGTCGAAGTTGTTGACGGTGTTCTTGAAGTTGATCGTCAGCGAGTCGAAGCGGGCCGGTGCCGGGGCACCGTAGACGTTGTACCCCTTGGCCTTCAGGGCGGCGGCCTGCGAGATGAAACCGGAGTCCAGCGTTCCGACGGTGAGGTTGCCGGCCTTCATCTGGTTGAGCACCGCCGAGGCGGAGGTGAACGCCTTGAAGTCGATCTGGTCGAGCCGCTTCTCACCCGGCCCGCTGTAGGCCTTGTTCGCGGCCAGGGAGTAGGAGCCGGTCGTCGGGTCGAAGGACTTCAGCCGGTACGGCCCGTTGACGACCTGCCAGAGCGGGTTGCCCGCGAAGGACTTCTGGTCGGCCGACTCCTTGGTGAGGTAGCGGTAGATCGCCTTGGCGTTCCCGGGCCGGGTGAAGTCCAGGTGCGGGCCGTCGGTGCGGGCGATGTTCCACTCGGCCGACGGCATGATGTACAGCAGGGAGAGTACGGAGAGCAGGTAGGACGGGTTGTAGGCGGTGTCCAGGGTGAGCGTCAGGGTGTCGGCCGCTGTCGCCTCGGCGCTGACGCCGTCCGGGAACTGCCCCGGTGTGTAGAAGCTCCAGTTGGCCGGGGACTCGGCCAGCCCGGCCTTGAGCAGATCGAGGGAGAAGACGACGTCGGCGGCCGTGACGGGTCTGCCGGTGGACCACTTGTACTCCCTCATCTTGATCGTCACGGTCTTGCGGTCCTTGCTGTAGACCGGCGGATCGGCCAGGCTCGAAGCGGTGTCGACGATCTGGTCGCCCTCGCCGCTCGGCCGGTAGAGCGAGCGCCACAGCTGGCCGCGGGCGATCACCGTGCCGCTCGACGAGGCCGGCGGGTAGGGGTAGATGTAGTTCGGGCTGAGCCCCGGGGTCAGTGCGACGACGGCGGTGCCGCCGTTCTTGGGTACGCCGGTCTGCTTCGGGGGCGTCCTGGCGATGTCCTGGGCCGTGCCGCCGCCTCCGCCGCACCCCGCCAGGGTGAGCAGGGCGACGAGCACGATCGAGATACGTCCACGCATGGTGCTGTCTCCCTCAGTTCTGACTCGTAGGTGAAGTCGGCCGCCCGATGGCGTCCCTGAGCGCGTCCGCGAGCAGGTTCAGGGCGAGGACCGTGAGGACGATGCAGGCGCCCACGGGATAGACCAGCCATGAGTAGCCGGCCGAGAGATAGCTGGCCCCGTCGGCGAGCTGGCTGCCCCAGTCCGCTGTGGGGTAGGTCATCCCGAAGCCCAGGAAGCCCAGCGCGGAGACGACGATGATCGCGTCGGCCACCTGGAACGTGGCGTTGATGATGATCACGCCGAGGGCGTTGGGGATCAGGTGGGTGAGGATGATCCGCCGCCGTGAAGCGCCCATGACCTTCGCCGACAGGATGAACTCCCTGACGCGCAGCGCCAGTACCTCGCCGCGGATCAGCCGGGCCGAGAGGAGCCAGGAGAAGCCCCCGATGACGAGGCTGAGGGAGACCGCGTTCGCCGCGTACCGTGCCGAGAGGATCAGCACGACGAACAGGAACGGGATCGACAGCATCACATCGACCAGGCGCATCAGGAAACCGTCGACCACGCCTCCGGCGAGCCCGGCGACCGCACCGTAGACCGTGCCGATCGTGGTCGAGAAGAGCGCGGCCAGCAGGCCGATCTCCAGCGACAGCCGGCCCCCGGTCATCAGCCGGCCGAGTACGTCGAAGCCGTTGGTGTCGGTGCCGAGCAGATGGCCGTTGCCTGGCGGCAGGGCCGCGTTGACCAGGTCCACATCGGTCTGGTTGGTCGGGTGGATCAGTGGGCCGAGGAAGCAGAACCCGGCGATGAACACCAGGAGCAGGCCACCGGCGAGCGCGAGCGGATGCCGCCTCATTTTCTCAACTCGATTCGGCGGTCGGCGGCTGCGACCAGGAGGTCGGCGATGAAGCTGCCGGCCACGGTCAGGAAGCCGCCGATGAGCGTGTAGGCGAGGAGAAGGGGATAGTCCTCGCGTTGCAGGCTGTTCAGGAAGAGGAGGCCGAGGCCCGGGTAGTTGAAGAGCGACTCCACGATGAGGTTCCCGGCGAGCAGGGTGGGGACCAGTGTGCCGACCAGCGTGATCAGCGGCAGGCAGGCGTTGCGGAGCAGATGGCGAAGCAGGACCAGGCGTTCCGGCAGGCCTTTGGCCCGCGCGACCCGGATGTAGTCCTGGCCGAGCTGATCCAGCGCCGAGGAGCGCTGATACTGCGCGAAAACGGTGACGCTTCCGCAGGCCAGGGTGATGACGGGCAGTGCCATGGCCCGTGGATCGGTGAAGACCACCCAGGGTGAATGCGACTGGGACGCCTCGGCCGGGAAGATCTGCAGCGTCTGGCTGAACACCGCGATCAGCACCAGGCCGAGCAGGAACGACGGCATGGCGTAGAGGACGTACGAAGAGGCCGTGGCCGCCCGGTCGGCGATGCTGTTGCGTCGTACCGCCTGGAGGATGCCGAGCGGAACCGCGACGATCAGTGCGAGGACCAGACCGGCCAGGGACAGCATCGCGCTGCGGCCGGAGTTCTGGGCGAGCAGGGTGGAGACGTTCTCGTTCAGCGTGTAGGAGCGGCCCAGATCGCCGTGGAGCAGCTGGCCCAGATAGCTCAGGTACTGCGCGATCAGCGAGCGGTCGAAGCCGTGGTCGTGGTTGAAGGCCGCCACCGCCTGGGGCGAGGCCCGCTGGCCGAGCACGATCCGGCCCGGACTGGCGGAGACCAGGTGCAGCAGCAGGAACACGACCACCGATATCCCGAGCAGGACGAGAACCGAGACCACCAGGCGGTGGAGCAGATATCTAGCCATTGTGGTTCCCTTGCAGCGGGTAGTGGCAGGCCACCAGTTGGGCACCGGCGCTCTGGGTGCGGGTGAGCGGTGTGAGTGGCGGTTCGACCTGGGCGCACTTGTCCGTACTCAGCGCACAGCGGGTGCGGAAGCGGCAGCCGCTGGGCGGATCGACGGGGCTGGGCGGTTCGCCGCGCACGCCCGCCCCGGCGCGTTCGCCCTCGGGGACGGCTGCCAGCAGGCCCGCCGTGTAGGGATGGGCGGGGGCGCCGTACACCTCGTCGGTCGTACCGGTCTCGACGAGCTTGCCGAGGTACATGACACCGACACGGTCGGCGAGGTAGCGCACGACCGCGAGATCGTGCGAGATGACCACACTGCTGAGGCCGCGCTCCAGCTGGATCCGGCGCATGAGGTTGAGGATCTGGGAGCGGATGGAGACATCCAGGGCGCTGACCGGTTCGTCGGCGATCAGGACCTGCGGTTCCAGGGCGAGGGCGCGTGCCAGGCCGACGCGCTGACGCTGGCCGCCGGAGAGTTCGTAGGGGTACCGGTCGAGTACGCCCTCAGGGAGACCGACGTCGTCGAGGAGCCGCCGCACCCGCTCCGGCCGGTCACCAACACCCTGGATGACCAGGGGTTCGCGAAGGATGCGGCCGACACGCATCCTCGGGTCGAGGGCCGCGCCGGAGTCCTGGAACATCATCTGTACGGCCTTGCGCGGCCGGACGAGCCGTTCCCCTTCGAAGAGGACCTCGCCGCTGTCGGGGCGGTCCAGGCCGACGAGCAGCCGGCCCAGGCTCGACTTTCCGCAGCCGGACTCGCCGACCAGGCCGAAGGTCTCTCCGGCCGCCACCTCGAAGCTCACACCGGAGACCGCCTTGACGGTGCGGCGGCCCGCGGGGTGCTCGCGGACCAGGTCGACGACGCGCAGGAGCGTCTCGCCGCTCTCCTCGCTCGCCTTTCCCTCCTTCGACGGGAACCGTCCCCGCGTGCTGCCTTCTGCCGGACCGGTGACCGGGTGCCAGCAGGCGTAGGAGTCGACGAAGGGCGGCTGCTCCTCGCGGCACCGGTCCGTGGCCGCGTCGCAGCGCGGCGCGAACGGGCAGCCGGGCTCCGGCTTGGCCAGGTCGGGCGGCGAACCCGGGATGCTGAACAGCTCCTCGCCCTTGTCCTGGCCCAGGGTGGGGATCGAGGACAGCAGAGCCTGGGTGTAGCGGTGCCGGGTCCTGCCGAAGATGTCCGCCGTGGATGCGGACTCGGCGACTCTGCCGCCGTACATCACCCCGACCCGGTCGGCCCGCTGGGCGATCACCCCCATGTCGTGGGTGATCAGGATCATCGACATGCCGCGCTGGGCCCGCAGGTCGTCGAGGAGATCGAGGATCTCGGCCTGGACCGTCACATCGAGGGCCGTGGTGGGTTCGTCCGCGATGACGACCTCGGGCTCGCAGACCAGCGCCATGGCGATCATCACGCGCTGACGCTGGCCGCCCGAGAACTGGTGCGGGTAGCCGTCCCGGTGAACACCGACCCGGGCGAGCATCTCCAGGGCGTGGACCCGGGCGGCACGCCTGGACTCCTTGCGATGCAGGCGGACGGGTTCGGCCACCTGCTCGACGATCTTCTTGGTCGGGTTCAGCGAGGTCAGCGAGTCCTGAAAGATCATGGCGATCTCGTTGCCGCGATAGTGCCTCGGCTCCATCGCGAGCAGATCCCGGCCGGCGAAATCGATCGACCCGCTGGTCACCCGGCCACCGGAGGGAAGCATTCCCATGATCGCGAGACCGGTCATCGACTTGCCGGAACCGGTCTCTCCGACGATCCCCAGGGTCTCGCCGCGTTCCAGCTCAAGGCTGACGTTCGCGACGGGCCTGACGACACGGTCGCCACGCCGGATCTCGACCGACAGGTCCCGGAGCGTCAAACTCTTGCGCACATCCATTCGCCGATATTGAGGGCCGCGGCGCATGTGATGTTCGTCCGGGACGGCGAGTGTTCAGCCCTGGGTTCGTCGGGACGAACGAACGTCGGCGCGGCCCGTGTGCAGGTAGCGCGCACGCCCTTCGCCGTCGTCCCCCAGGAACGCCACCGGTCCATGGCCGGACTCGACGGGGAGGAGGGAATCGCCACGCCAGGCGACCAGCTCCGTCCGGTAGCTCTCGTCGCCGAGCTCCGCCGTGACACCGAGGGGAACATGGTCGAGCCAGAGCCTGCCCTGCTCGTCCTCATCCACCGTGGTCTCGCCCGTACTCGACAGATAAGTGCCCACGCAGCGCCGCGCGTTCAGGCGGACCGCCGGATCCGGAACCGGCTCACCGGGCAGTTCCAGGACCCGGCCGAGGATCTCCTCCCTCAGCGGCTTGGGATCACCGCCGTTGGTGAGGACCGCCACCGCCAGGCCACGGCCGGGAACGACGCGCAGGACCGCGGACTGTCCGATGGTGTTGCCGTCATGGCCGAAGACCAGGCCACCCGGCAGATCGTAGAGCTCCCAGCCCAGACCCCAGGCCGTGCCCCAGCCGATGTCCGGCAGCACGACCTGCGGCTGCAGCATGGCGCGGAGAGCGTCGTCCGCGAGGTGCATCCGGGCGAAGGCCAGCAGATCGCGAGGGGTCATCGCGAGCATCGAGCCCGCCGGGGCGTTCGAGCGGGCCATCGCCCAGACCGCGGACGGTTTCCCGCCGATATGGCCCACCGCCGCACGGTGGACGATCGCTTCGTACGGGTCGTTCGCCGCGTGCGTCATGCCCAGCGGCGTGAACAGGTGATCCCGCATGCACGCGTCGAAGGGCTTGCCCCGCACAAGCTCGACGATGCGTCCCAGCACGCAGTAGCCCGCGTTGTTGTACGAGAACATCGCCCCGGGCTCGAAGAGCTGCGGCACCTCCGCCAGGAGGTCCACGTACGCGGCCAGACAGTCGTCGCCCTTGCCGGTGTCGGTGAAGACATCACCTTCGAAACCGGAGGTGTGGCACAGCAGCTGGCGTACGGTCGCCTCCCGGAACCCGGGAAGGTAGGTCCGGACCGGGGCGTCGAGAGCCACTCTGCCCTCGCCGACCAGCTGCATCACCAGCGTCGCGGTGAGCACTTTGGTGATCGACCCGATCTGGAACACCGAGTCGACCGTCGCCTCCACCCCCGTCGCCGTGCTCAGCACCCCGGCCGCCGCTTCGACCACCTCCGTGCCCGCGCCGACGGCCACGGCAGCCCCCGGCACACCGTGTTCGGCCAATAGCCCCGGCAGCCGCTCCCGCAGCCAACTCCCGATGTCATGCAGTTCGCTCATTCGCCCGACCGTAGACGGCGGGAGCCGCTCCTGGTTCGTCCACGGCGACCATCGCTCTCATCTCATTTCGTGGATACGACCAGGCCCGGCACCCTCAGTGGCCGTACCCCCGGCCCTGGGACGCGTGGCCGACCACGTGCCCAACGCGCCGGCCGGTTCATCCGGGCCTCGCCCGGCCGACCCGCCGCGCCGCCCCCGAAACCGGCTCGCGAGCCCCTCGACCCGACGCCTTCCGCATGGGGGGATCGCCTGCCCCGGAGAGTGATGCCGGACGTCGGCAGCCATTCCCACCGTCCTCTCCCGCCTCCCGGATCGATTGGAGCCCGGAAATGCCGACGGCCTGGTGTGAAGCCAGTGACAGGCGGGCAAGGCTGACGGGATTGGCAGGTACATGTGTGGCCAGTGAACTCCACGAGGGGGGTGGGGTGTTGGCAGACCGGTCCAGCGCATGAGGCTGAGGCGGCGGGCGATCGGGCGCCTGGCCCCCTCGTGGTTCCGAAAGGGTGTGCATGAAGCATTTCCGGCTGCTCGTTCTCGGTAACGGAGTTTCCGCGTACGGCAGTTATCTGAACATGGTCGCGCTGAACGTCTTCGTCTACGACGTCACCGGGAGCGCCCTGGCCGCGGGGCTCTTCATGGCGGTACGGCTGGGGACGAGTGTGGGGGCGGGGTTCGTGAGCGGGCGCCTCGTCTCGGCGTACGACCGCAAACGTCTGATCGTCGGCGCCGACCTCGGCCAGGCACTGGCGCTCCTGGCGCTGCTGCTGGCACCGGAGGCCGGCCGGATCTCCTTGCTGTACTGCCTGGCCGTGGTCACCGGGGGCTGCTCGACGCTCTCGCAGGTCGCCCTGCGCAGCAGCATCCCGGAGATCGTGGGGGCCGAGCACCGGACCCGCGCCAACGGTCTGCTGGTCACCGGCCGTTCCCTCGCCATGATCGCGGGCTTCTCCTCGGCGGGTGTGGTGGTGGCGCAGCTCGGGTACACGGCGGCGTTCGTCCTGGACGCGGTCACGTTCCTGGTCTCCGCGTCGGTACTGCTGGCGCTGCCGATCCGCACGAGGGCCCGGTCCGAGGGGCCCGAGGGCGCCGAGGACGGCACGCCGAGCGCCGGTCACCGTTCCGTCCGGTTGCTGTGGGCCGGCGCGCCGGTGCTGATGGCGATGATCGCCGTGCGGGCCGTCGACGGGCTGGGATCCTCCTCGCACAATGTCGCGCTGCCCGTCTACTCCAGCCTGCTGGACCCCGGTCATCCGGCCACCTTCATCAGCCAGTTCTGGGCCACCTGGGCGGTCGGCACCATCATCGCCCAGCAGGTGCTGGCCCGGCACAACCGCCGGACCGGGCGCACCTTGGGCGAGCGGGCCTTCGCTGCCACCGCCTGCGTCATGTCAGGAGCGTTCATCGTCGTGTTCAGCGGGCTGCCCACGGTACCGACGCTCGCCACAGCACTCGTCGCCGGAGCGGCGGACGGAGTCACCGAGGTCGTCTACGTCTCACGGCTCCAGATGGTCCCCGACGAGCAGCGCGGACGCCTCTTCGGGCTCTCCGCCTCGGCCGAGAACGCCGGCTTCGGACTGGGGATGC
Protein-coding regions in this window:
- a CDS encoding PucR family transcriptional regulator: MTSLARVLEELGSTLLHPVCGDLPRKGKEIGGVVIHDPLDEPELPDNALVLGVGLRDDLPEVVARLGGRGAVGLVVRGPVEPDERLIEASREYGVAVLAFTRGASWNHLTGMLRTLTAESDPYDANGHTRSGDLFAVANAIAALLDAPVTIEDRNSRLLAFSSRQEEVDPSRVQTILGRQVPVHYTRILEERGVFQAIYRSNRPVFVAPLPESGELPRLAIAVRAGDEILGTIWAVVPEPIDEQRSESLFEASKLVAMHMVWQRADADSERRLRADLLSTALDSGPGSREAVQRLGLRDERAIVMALTAAPAATEAPAQASADRKRLADAFAMHLAAAHPRAVAALIGDVAYGVLPLARHDAEERARLIATEFLARVGSRLRPLIGVGRLAGDLSALARSRSAAEQALRVLRAGVLDQQVALFDEVHVEALLLELADLVPQADLPSGAIARIVTYDRDHQANLAETLRAWLDAFGDVTVASAAMYVHPSTFRYRLRRAAEVGGINLGDTNARLAAMVQLRLMHIRSAGRDS
- a CDS encoding prolyl oligopeptidase family serine peptidase, which translates into the protein MKYPPTRTVEVVADVAGVRVPDPYRWLEEETPEVRQWQQAQAELASSVAFEGLDPCAVRELVLAHYTGARPDLPGYAAGQWFRACGSDVVVADSPYGPGRSIARLEEGVLSWLAPSPDGRVLAVGVCTDGSEHNTIRLFDVAAGQELGGAPPQILHSAWAGGVSWLPDSGGFYFFALTGSPEEFRQAVFFHRLGGDTTVEPVPVGESREYTLIQAGERWEIAAHRVGSPVPVAVRRPGGEWRPFLTDCPGTVAGHVVGDRYVAVTDVDAPRGRVVAISLHDPSDWGELVPQGDTVLRSLTPVGNHLYLSEFDRTCARVRILDRSGAVVGELPLPGRGALAAPHFPLTGLAVGNPAPAFVFAFSTPTSSWGVYGHEPGGPLQTLTAPTVTLDATVEQGRALAPDGIPVPYQVVGRGSGPVLIYAYGAANVPLLPAYQSDLAAFVAAGGVVVLAHLRGGGEFGRDWWLAAHRERKHVRDSDLVAVAEHLIATGRATPDRLALTGGSDGGLMCGVALTTRPDLWRAVLPREPLLDLIGGIRDPYLDFVLRKAWGDPDDPADVRRFLRLSPYELVRPGAFPAVYLQAGANDPRCGPWHARKFAARLQAAQQGGEPVLVHVFDDAGHGAATGEAVAVEQDTEWLAFLIRSLGLRI
- a CDS encoding erythromycin esterase family protein, whose protein sequence is MVLPQLITELPRDVRVVALGEDAHNVTEFYELKDRILRYLVERHGFTAFVMESGFAEGLGVDAWLRGSPGEVADIAREGITYRFGECAPMHRQLEWMRSRGTGFYGMDLPGSSTSPGPAVRAVADRMPGWDLGELLGLSELGGRTEAAVRFAALSPPERNRLRTGLRALVARSAGVADAVVRRAAASVAAFLAELEPVPAGSPYPRDVFMAETVRWVLEREERIVVSAHNAHVRRTPFEGRPMMGGLLHEALGSELAVIALTCGSGPAIRFVERSPRPFDWDVLLEEREPTGPGAPGAEYDALIHLDHATLIPGAFERLRAEFQEYR
- a CDS encoding ABC transporter substrate-binding protein, yielding MRGRISIVLVALLTLAGCGGGGGTAQDIARTPPKQTGVPKNGGTAVVALTPGLSPNYIYPYPPASSSGTVIARGQLWRSLYRPSGEGDQIVDTASSLADPPVYSKDRKTVTIKMREYKWSTGRPVTAADVVFSLDLLKAGLAESPANWSFYTPGQFPDGVSAEATAADTLTLTLDTAYNPSYLLSVLSLLYIMPSAEWNIARTDGPHLDFTRPGNAKAIYRYLTKESADQKSFAGNPLWQVVNGPYRLKSFDPTTGSYSLAANKAYSGPGEKRLDQIDFKAFTSASAVLNQMKAGNLTVGTLDSGFISQAAALKAKGYNVYGAPAPARFDSLTINFKNTVNNFDQVIAQPYVRQALQRLIDQKGYIASRGIYGGAGSENYTTGGADSPYPASFGSTAPYPHDEDAARKLLTDHGWKVVPGGSTTCEKPALCGSGIKQGQTIRFTLASADTPKYVGARDIAFASAAKKLGIRVDLVTKSLNYMYANYGNSFAPAKSNEWAMQDEGGLYQAAGYPTSNTVFNTGGSFNLGSYTDPEADRLINASTFGADSTALSAEVTAVSKDLPVLFLPTPDTLVVWKKTLSGPGSSFQALLSSLYTPEQWFFHN
- a CDS encoding ABC transporter permease, with translation MRRHPLALAGGLLLVFIAGFCFLGPLIHPTNQTDVDLVNAALPPGNGHLLGTDTNGFDVLGRLMTGGRLSLEIGLLAALFSTTIGTVYGAVAGLAGGVVDGFLMRLVDVMLSIPFLFVVLILSARYAANAVSLSLVIGGFSWLLSARLIRGEVLALRVREFILSAKVMGASRRRIILTHLIPNALGVIIINATFQVADAIIVVSALGFLGFGMTYPTADWGSQLADGASYLSAGYSWLVYPVGACIVLTVLALNLLADALRDAIGRPTSPTSQN
- a CDS encoding ABC transporter permease codes for the protein MARYLLHRLVVSVLVLLGISVVVFLLLHLVSASPGRIVLGQRASPQAVAAFNHDHGFDRSLIAQYLSYLGQLLHGDLGRSYTLNENVSTLLAQNSGRSAMLSLAGLVLALIVAVPLGILQAVRRNSIADRAATASSYVLYAMPSFLLGLVLIAVFSQTLQIFPAEASQSHSPWVVFTDPRAMALPVITLACGSVTVFAQYQRSSALDQLGQDYIRVARAKGLPERLVLLRHLLRNACLPLITLVGTLVPTLLAGNLIVESLFNYPGLGLLFLNSLQREDYPLLLAYTLIGGFLTVAGSFIADLLVAAADRRIELRK